The window CATTTGACAAAGGTCCATGCTCACGGAGCGGATGTGGCGGCAGTTTTGAGACTTCCCAAAGGATCCAAAGAGAGAAGGAACGGGTTTGTAAGATTGCTCAATGAGGGAGACTATAAACACAACTATGATGTGTTGGAAGGCCAGTCCGGAACAGTCATTCCAAAGTACAGAAAAGCAGGTCGCCAGGTAGGTCAACTTTCAGCCTGCAGGTTTTGCCAAGGGCTGTATGCCAAGTCCCTGTTGAGTAAGCATTTGCACAACTGTCCACAAAATCCAGATCCAAGTAAGCACTTGAAGTGGGGCGAGTGTTCCAAGGTAGGATCATACATGCTTCCCAttggaaaagaaaagaacagtgCCTTCTTTCAAGCTGTTGTTGGAAGAATGAGAGATGACGCCGTCATGAGAGTCATAGCAAATGACAGTCTGATCATCAAGTTTGGTTCCAGGTTGTTCTACAAAAAAGATGTGGAAGAACATACTAGGGGCAACATCAGCAGCCGGCTGAGAGAACTAGGGCGTTTGGTCTTGGAGTTAAAGGCAAAATCTGAAATGAAGGTTGCAAGCCTTAAACAAGCACTTGATCCTATCCATTTTGATTTGGTCATTGAAACAGTCCGAGCCATGGCTCACTTTGAAGAACCAAGCCATGCTTACAAGAAAGGGAACCTGGCTCTCAAACTTGGCTACTCTCTGAAGACCTGCTGTAAAATTCTTGTGTCGGAAGCCATCAAATCCAGTGACAAGCTTTTGCTGGAAAAAGTCCAAAACTTTTCTTCTCTCCTGGCGAGTGATTGGCATGATTCTGTCTCAGCAGGTGCTGCTCAGTCGGTCACAATGGCTAAAATGAACAAACAGCTCCTCCTTCCCTCTTTGAAAGACGTCGAGAAAGTGAATGGTGTGATCAACGAGGACATGCAATCAACTGAATACAGTGTCCTGGCCAAAGCCACACTAGCCTCTCTGACCATCTTCAACAGAAAAAGAGGAGGGGAGTTGCAGAGAATGAAAGTTCAGGACTTTCAAGTGTTGCAGTCGTCGTCAATTGAGGAGGAAATGCTGAAAACTCTGACAACAACTGAGCAAAAGCTTGTCAAGATCCTACAAAGAGTGGAAATCAAAGGAAAGTTCACACGACCTGTGCCCATCCTCTTGACACCAAGCATGGTTCATGCTGTTGAGCGTTTGTTGAAGATGAGAGCTGAGAAAGACATCACAAGTCCATACTTATTTGCCTCAAGTGGTGAGAAGCCCTTTAGGGACTCTGACGTCCTTAGGACCTATGCACAGAAGGCGCAGGTGGATTCTGAATCACTGTTCACAGCCACCAACCTCAGGAAACAACTAGCAACACTTAGCCAAGCGATGGAGTTGTCAAAGTTAGAGGAAGACCAACTGGCAGGCTTTCTCGGACATGACATTCGCATCCACAGGGGTGTCTACAGAAAGCCAATTCAGATTGTTCAGAAGGCAAAGGTAGCCAGTGTCCTCTTCAAACTCAACAGAGGTGTTGATATACCCGAAGAAATTGACGAAAAGAGTCTTGAAGAAGAAATTCTACCTGCAGATGAAGAGAATGAAGATGAGGAACCTGCTGCCACTGCCAGCGCTGAAGTGTCTAAAGAAGAAAGACCACCATCTTGCTCTCTTTCAAATGAAAATACAGCTGGAGCTTGTGCATCCGTTGGTGATGTTTCCCTTACCATCGCCCCAGCTACCAGTACATCAGCTAAAGGGGGTAAAACACTGACTCAGAAGAGAAGGCCTGATGGAACAAAAACTCAGAAGAAAATGCCttggaaaaaagaggaaattgCTGCAGTTGAGAAACATTTGGCTGCATGTTTTTCAATGAATAAAGTCCCGCAAAAACTTGAAGCAGAAAGATGCAAACAGGCAGAAAGTAGTGTTCTAAAGCACAGATCCTGGAAGGACATTAAATACTGTGTCCACAATCGTCTCAAGCAAATAAGGTCAAAGTAGGTACCTATAATGGTCAGAAGTTGCAAATGAGAGACTGATCTCTTGGGAGCGCTAACTGGTGAAGGGTCAGCTCTAGGGAAAACTTTTGAGTTGAGATTAAAGGCCTTACTCTGTATTTGTAGAGGCAGCTTACATCATCTTGGTTTGCAGCTGGTATTTCTGCCACATGGCATAAAGGAAACTGAAAGTATGGATTGGTAGGTTTGTCAAAATTGTTGGCTGTAAACACAATCCCATgttgagaaaaaacaaacaccaaaaacaacactTCACATCTGCaggttcccgcagtggggcactgcggttatgaaattaaaagcccctcctgtttttggaaccgcaggagctttctagtttgctgttaggtagatttttggttcctctttcctgtcatgctctctttttcttcatgaattctttttttttttctgccttcttgctcattcacctgtattttttccaaaaatctcttctcttgccgcttgtctcgcgattcatgtatagtttaatctgttagtgttctgatgtaagtccagcagtagataggttaagcctattttaacatactggaaactggtaatcttccagtaggtattaatttagttttactaaagcctgctgggacacaagtaatgggttagtgcatttgtaaacaggaatcgcttgacaagtggcccccttcatcccccccttcctcgtcctgatatggctctgcgtagtcggctggacgttaagcaacaaataaacaaacaaacaaacaaacatctgcAGGTTTTATTAAATCTTACATTCTTATGTTATAATAATTATGAAAGTCACGGCATTGTACATCAAAAAAGAAAGTTGATTTGGCTTGCAAATCTCATCATGCCATATTTAATCTAGCATTTTCCTGGaatattgttttctttgatttgattttgacaGACTGTGACACACCTCCAATGAGGAGtcttaatttgaaaaaaaaattcaatcttTATCTATTAGGGCAAATTCTGTTAAAAAGCTCTTTTTATGCTATTTCTTTGATTGGTTTTTGACAGTGTGGCTAAAGTGTTAAGCTGTCGGCAAAAATCTTATTTtaagttggttatttttatttttgtatttgatttGCTACAATGAGGCAGTATTCCAGGGAACACCCTAATAGAATGGGTTTCTGAAAAATGATGAGGTTACAATTTATGCCTCCAGTTCTTATGTTGAACAaggcgtgtgtgtatgttttaatttttaatttctcAGAAATTAAAAGTAATTACTGTTACAAAAGGGCAGGTTTGTACATAGAAAGTAAAAAGACTTCTCTTCACTCTTTGGGATAATAGAGAGATTAAGAAGCACTACCACATTCGTTTCGTTGGCATTTTCGGTTGTAAAACGTCACACCTTTTTGAGTACACGTGACTTCCGATCTCTACGAACAGAAATTCGCTTCGCCAAGAGAAACGAAATTTGTAGAATTGGTCATTCTGACGAAAGTGACTTCGGTCGCGTTTTATATTCGAATAGTCATAAAATATGCCTACCTTGTGTAATCGATGTATGCTCTGACATCTTTAGGCGCGATTTATCattgaaatgtttttaaaaatcaaGTTTAAAAAGCCGTAAAGCAGGCTTGAATTGGGTAAGTGAGTGACTGAGCAGACGAAAGAAATTTCAAGATGGCGACCCAAACATCAGGCCGACTCAACTTTTCAGTCGGCTGGTCAAGCCGCCTAGAGGAGAAAAATGCATGAAGcagttaaagtttatgatgTGTTGAGTTGTGGCCTGAGTATCTGATGCGTTTCAGCAGAAGTGAGGCAGCTGGTATTATCTGATCGACACTTCTGAACCGGTGCGACCAGCGAAACGAAATTCTTCTGTCCTCTTAACCGCTGTACTAGCGACACATGGTGTTCCCCCGCCGAGTGTCTTTTGCAACCACGAAAATGCCAACCATATGAATGTGGTAGCCCTTCTTAAAGTCtctaatgtaaaaaaaaaaaaactaaaaaaaaatgagAGAGTATGATTGTAATGTTCACTAAAATGCATGACTTAAATTTTAGTTGCTTTGCCTTGAGAATCTCAGCATGTTATTTGTAAGCTAGAATTTTGCTGAAATATTAgtttctttgatttttgttttgtttgtgttatcattttgctttgtttattaTTTGATTTGCTACAATTAGATTTATTTGAGTGAACACCCTGTCAGAATGGGTTTCTGAAAAATAATGGGGTTACAATTTCTGCATCCTATTTTCATGTTAAAATAGACGTTAGTATGCAGTTTTGATTTTAtccagctttttttctgtgAAATTATTTGTAATACTTATTAAGGACAGTATTGTACATAGAaagtaagaaaagaaaacacaactcTTCACCCTTTGGGATATGTACGGTTGAAATGCAAAACTTACATTTCAGTTGACTTGGCTTGAACATCTCGCTGTGTTATATTTTAGCTAGAATTTTGCTGAAATATCATTTTcacttttttattttgaaggaCTGTGTCACACGTCTTGGCGGGAAAATCTCCTATCTTAATACTGTGAGGGGAAAATCTGTTTAAAATTAACTATATTTATGTAATGTTTCTTTGCTGTTTGAAAATATGTAACTAAAGTGTTCAGCGGTCAGCAAAAATCTTATTTTAAGGTTTTTTTGGTGTATTTGTTTGATTTGCTACAATAAGGGTGTGCATTCAAGTGAACACTCGGCCAGAATGGGTTTGTGAAAAAGAATGTTACAGTCATGCATCCAATTTCTATGCTGACATTTTTTTGCAtgggtgtttctttttttaaataaacttCAATCAATCTTAtgtttttagtgataatgtgataatgtgtatacacatttagggctgtttttcagtattaataacatgttctgtttgattaagggtattcagctggtatttccttgtttttactacctattttattcatgtttttattactttattagtggaagaatctgttgtaatgtatgtttgatggtgtatgcttttaatcaagcgttgctgactatgaatgtagatgtaaatgcttgtataactgtgtttgaattttaaatgtgtcaagcgcaaagagcataattgtaaagttatgatgttgcgctatataaatgctcatttattattattattattattatgttctGTGAAGCTATTTTTAAtgtaactttttgtttgtttgtttctttttttccctttttttggtAGTTTCCTACTATTCACAAGACACTAGCACTCTTtagtggtgtttttttcaggTTAGATTCATTTTTATTACAGAATACATTTTGCCAAGCCACTTGTACTTCCTGTTTTGTCAGCTTATGTCAGTCTTGCATCAGTCAACAAGAAAGTTAACAGGGAACACCCTAACAGAATGGGGTTCTGAAAAGTAATGAGGTTACAACTTACGCCTCCAATTCTTATGTTGAAAtagacgtgtgtgtgcgttttgatTTTCAATCTATCTTGACGTGTTCTGTGAAATTATCAGTGATCATTACTACAAAAGGGCAGTATTGTACCTAGAaagtaaaaaaacaaccaactCTTCACTCTTTGGGATAATGTAATGTTTACTGAAATGCACGACTTAAATTGTAGTTGCTTTGGCTTGAGAATCTCATCATGTTATGGTTCATCATGTTCAGttactgaaaaaaatattagtttttttgattttgaaatgcCATGTtttatcgttttgttttgtttgttttattattttgttttgtttgtatttgattTGCAACAGTGAGGCCTTATTTGTGAGTGAACACCCTTTCAGAAAGGGTTTCTGAAGATTAATGGGGTTACAATTTTCTGTTTTGGCAGCTTATGTCAGTCTTGCAACAGTCAACAAGGAAAGATTGCTCTTGTGTGTGAaaaggatttaaaaaaaaatattctatttaattgttttaatttttttgtttagcaTACTGTAATGTCATGGATCACAAGTAGATGAAACTTTTTGACGAAAGAAATCTCATAtggtttgttgttattgttggagTTAGGAGAGGTACTGCTGTATAGCACAGAATTGTCCATGATCCGTTTGAACGATTCAAGTGTACTCAGTAtacttacctttttttcttATGTTGAATAAAACACACCACGAAAAACCATGGATGCAGTCTGTACTCATTTCAGTGTGTGATATCACAATGGGCAGCAAATGGTTCTatatcttcctcctcctccccctcccccacacacagatCTATGAACAATTTCCACATAACACCTGCTGCGAACTGGACACGAATCCCAAAACTATTTGCTTTTCAAAGTGTTCATAGTAACCTGACAAAAAAACATACTTACCTTATATTGGCCAGTTGTCAAGATTTGTATTTCAGGTATGAAGCAAATATTTTTCGGGTTCGTGTTCAGTTAGTCAAATATGGAACATTTGGTTCTATTATGTGAACTGAAGGATTTATGTAATAATCATCATCAAACACAATCTAAAACCT of the Littorina saxatilis isolate snail1 unplaced genomic scaffold, US_GU_Lsax_2.0 scaffold_750, whole genome shotgun sequence genome contains:
- the LOC138955772 gene encoding uncharacterized protein codes for the protein MYPALVTPCKQDKSRADPLHVAEKAPQENKWGKKHSCKFCSKMVVKMSTHLTKVHAHGADVAAVLRLPKGSKERRNGFVRLLNEGDYKHNYDVLEGQSGTVIPKYRKAGRQVGQLSACRFCQGLYAKSLLSKHLHNCPQNPDPSKHLKWGECSKVGSYMLPIGKEKNSAFFQAVVGRMRDDAVMRVIANDSLIIKFGSRLFYKKDVEEHTRGNISSRLRELGRLVLELKAKSEMKVASLKQALDPIHFDLVIETVRAMAHFEEPSHAYKKGNLALKLGYSLKTCCKILVSEAIKSSDKLLLEKVQNFSSLLASDWHDSVSAGAAQSVTMAKMNKQLLLPSLKDVEKVNGVINEDMQSTEYSVLAKATLASLTIFNRKRGGELQRMKVQDFQVLQSSSIEEEMLKTLTTTEQKLVKILQRVEIKGKFTRPVPILLTPSMVHAVERLLKMRAEKDITSPYLFASSGEKPFRDSDVLRTYAQKAQVDSESLFTATNLRKQLATLSQAMELSKLEEDQLAGFLGHDIRIHRGVYRKPIQIVQKAKVASVLFKLNRGVDIPEEIDEKSLEEEILPADEENEDEEPAATASAEVSKEERPPSCSLSNENTAGACASVGDVSLTIAPATSTSAKGGKTLTQKRRPDGTKTQKKMPWKKEEIAAVEKHLAACFSMNKVPQKLEAERCKQAESSVLKHRSWKDIKYCVHNRLKQIRSK